One genomic region from Syntrophorhabdus sp. encodes:
- a CDS encoding RlmE family RNA methyltransferase — translation MARFILKDPFYKKAKQEGFRARSAYKLKEIEDRFHLVQKGDTVLDLGCAPGSFLQVLSGMVGERGTVIGIDILPTPPLSLKNITAIEADIRQADVPGLLSRLSLAAVDTVTCDIAPNLSGIREVDDAHIEELFTCVLKVVDEALKPGGHFIIKSFSTGIQKRITTELQMRFRKVSQYKPAAS, via the coding sequence ATGGCTAGGTTCATACTCAAGGACCCATTCTACAAGAAGGCGAAGCAGGAAGGGTTTCGTGCAAGGAGCGCCTACAAGCTCAAGGAGATCGAGGACAGGTTTCATCTCGTACAGAAAGGAGATACCGTTCTGGACCTCGGCTGCGCGCCGGGAAGCTTTCTCCAGGTCCTTTCGGGGATGGTCGGTGAAAGGGGGACCGTCATCGGCATCGACATCCTCCCCACACCCCCTCTTTCCTTGAAGAACATAACCGCCATAGAGGCGGACATACGGCAGGCGGATGTTCCCGGCCTTCTTTCCCGCCTCTCTCTCGCCGCTGTCGACACCGTCACCTGCGACATCGCGCCCAACCTCTCGGGGATACGCGAGGTGGACGACGCGCATATCGAAGAACTCTTCACCTGCGTCCTCAAGGTCGTCGACGAGGCTCTCAAGCCTGGCGGTCACTTCATCATCAAGTCCTTCTCGACAGGCATTCAGAAGCGTATTACCACCGAGCTCCAGATGCGCTTCCGCAAGGTTTCCCAGTACAAACCCGCGGCGTC